One window of the Methanocaldococcus vulcanius M7 genome contains the following:
- a CDS encoding pyruvoyl-dependent arginine decarboxylase: MNKEISPIHSYFKLPNTISLVAGSSEGKTPLNAFDGALLDAGIGNVNLIRISSIMPPKAEIVPLPKLPMGALVPTAYGYIISETPGETISAAISIAIPKDEDLCGLIMEFEGVCGKKEAEEKVREMAKIGFEMRGWELKEIKSIAVEHTVEKLGCAFAAAALWYK; the protein is encoded by the coding sequence ATGAATAAAGAGATAAGCCCGATTCATTCCTATTTTAAATTACCAAACACTATCTCACTTGTAGCAGGAAGTAGCGAAGGAAAAACACCACTAAATGCTTTTGATGGGGCTTTGTTAGATGCAGGGATTGGTAATGTAAACTTAATTAGAATAAGCAGTATAATGCCCCCGAAAGCAGAGATCGTTCCTCTACCAAAACTACCAATGGGTGCATTAGTTCCCACAGCATATGGTTATATTATAAGCGAAACCCCGGGAGAAACAATATCTGCTGCAATAAGCATTGCAATACCAAAAGATGAAGACCTTTGTGGTTTAATTATGGAATTTGAAGGGGTCTGTGGTAAAAAAGAGGCAGAAGAGAAGGTTAGAGAGATGGCAAAGATCGGATTTGAAATGAGAGGTTGGGAATTGAAAGAAATAAAATCAATTGCTGTTGAACATACAGTTGAAAAATTGGGATGTGCATTTGCCGCAGCAGCACTGTGGTATAAATAA
- the fhcD gene encoding formylmethanofuran--tetrahydromethanopterin N-formyltransferase, whose amino-acid sequence MEINGVYIEDTFAEAFPIWVSRVLITAATKKWAKIAATEATGFGCSVIMCPAEAGIEKYVPPSKTPDGRPGFIIQICHPKKAELEHQMLERLGQCVLTCPTTAIFDAMGDKADEQLKVGFKLKFFGDGYEKKDELYGRKVYKIPIMGGEFITEAKFGIKKGVAGGNFFIMADTNATALIAAEAAVNAIASVEGAITPFPGGVVASGSKVGASNPKYKFMVATTNHKMCPTLKGVVEDTEIPEDVNGVYEIVIDGVDEEAVKEAMKQGILAATTVKGVKKITAGNYGGKLGKYQFNLRELFE is encoded by the coding sequence ATGGAAATAAACGGTGTTTATATTGAAGATACATTTGCAGAGGCATTTCCAATATGGGTTTCAAGAGTTTTAATAACTGCTGCAACAAAAAAGTGGGCTAAAATTGCTGCAACAGAAGCGACAGGTTTCGGTTGTTCAGTTATAATGTGTCCAGCAGAGGCAGGAATTGAGAAATATGTCCCTCCATCAAAAACACCAGATGGAAGACCTGGTTTTATAATACAAATATGCCACCCTAAAAAAGCAGAGTTAGAGCATCAAATGTTAGAGAGATTGGGACAGTGTGTTTTAACATGCCCAACAACTGCTATTTTTGATGCAATGGGGGATAAAGCTGATGAGCAGTTAAAGGTTGGATTCAAGTTGAAATTTTTCGGAGACGGTTATGAGAAGAAGGATGAATTATATGGAAGAAAAGTTTATAAAATCCCAATCATGGGAGGAGAGTTTATAACTGAGGCAAAATTCGGAATTAAGAAAGGAGTTGCTGGAGGAAACTTCTTTATAATGGCAGATACCAATGCAACTGCTTTAATTGCTGCTGAGGCAGCTGTTAACGCCATTGCGAGTGTTGAAGGAGCAATAACCCCATTCCCGGGAGGAGTTGTTGCTTCAGGAAGTAAAGTTGGAGCAAGCAATCCAAAATACAAGTTCATGGTTGCTACAACAAATCATAAGATGTGTCCAACATTGAAAGGAGTTGTTGAAGATACAGAAATTCCTGAAGATGTTAATGGTGTTTATGAGATAGTTATTGATGGAGTTGATGAAGAGGCAGTTAAAGAGGCAATGAAACAAGGTATTTTAGCCGCTACAACAGTTAAAGGTGTTAAGAAGATCACAGCAGGAAACTATGGCGGTAAGTTGGGTAAATACCAGTTTAATTTAAGAGAGTTATTTGAATAA
- a CDS encoding 4Fe-4S binding protein — protein MIKEIISKHFNLEDNIKLLPKFNIVLNRREIIVKEDKCIGCGKCREVCPTNAITYNNKLHIVINREKCVFCGKCKEVCPTNAIVIIRLRCEIKEDAKIIEVDKYEFIEYLSERCASCLVCLKNCPFHAIEEYGDKIRIDINKCELCGKCEEICPLNAIILR, from the coding sequence ATGATAAAAGAAATAATCTCTAAACATTTTAATTTAGAAGATAACATCAAACTACTCCCAAAATTTAACATAGTATTGAATAGAAGAGAAATTATTGTTAAAGAGGATAAGTGCATTGGTTGTGGAAAGTGTAGAGAAGTATGCCCAACTAACGCGATAACTTATAACAACAAACTTCACATAGTTATAAACAGAGAAAAATGTGTATTCTGCGGAAAGTGTAAAGAAGTGTGCCCAACTAACGCGATAGTTATAATTCGATTAAGATGCGAAATAAAAGAAGATGCGAAAATAATTGAAGTTGATAAGTATGAATTTATAGAGTATCTAAGTGAGAGATGTGCTTCTTGCTTAGTTTGTTTAAAGAATTGCCCCTTCCATGCCATCGAAGAATATGGAGATAAGATTAGGATTGATATAAACAAATGTGAACTCTGTGGAAAGTGTGAAGAGATCTGTCCTTTGAATGCAATAATATTACGGTAG
- a CDS encoding DUF211 domain-containing protein, which produces MNGIRRIVLDILKPHEPKITEMALKLTSLPNIDGVNITVYEIDKETENVKVTIEGSNLDFDEIQEIVEMLGGTIHSIDEVVAGKRIIEEVRTPQDRH; this is translated from the coding sequence TTGAATGGAATCAGAAGGATCGTTTTAGATATATTAAAACCACACGAGCCAAAAATAACAGAAATGGCTCTAAAACTAACATCTCTCCCAAATATTGACGGAGTAAACATTACGGTCTATGAAATTGACAAGGAAACAGAAAATGTGAAGGTAACTATTGAGGGAAGTAATCTTGATTTTGATGAGATTCAGGAAATCGTAGAAATGTTGGGAGGAACAATTCACAGTATAGATGAGGTTGTTGCAGGTAAAAGGATTATAGAAGAGGTTAGAACTCCTCAGGATAGGCATTGA
- a CDS encoding 4Fe-4S binding protein, with the protein MASSLWYLYEFARRKWIKRFINAKSDKSSYIPPERYRKVPPIVKYPERCISCEGCKESCPAFAVEMIYSEEFQKNIPLIDEGSCIACANCVEMCPTGVLEIDKHRIETEGLFFDKPKYNNLLIDDEVCVHCGNCERACPINVIERKEGRYVINMSQCISCKECINACPIEDAIIVVDEKTLKEKIEKAFEIKTKKIMGKLEVKESIDEVPHIVDSICLTCGLCKDVCVGEIDLNKKVIVNCVKCGFCIDVCPTTAIRTHKEIVPKRKDICYMVDEDMCIGCRICQKVCGSGAIKISKETKLPYIIPDLCVRGGACARECPVGAIKIVKPEEAEKAVKVRIIEDKIIETIEKDLISFTKKYGKVKEEIEKLSIKKLKEELRKKVYEENKRIMKKKRELQ; encoded by the coding sequence ATGGCATCATCACTATGGTATCTCTATGAATTCGCAAGGAGAAAATGGATTAAAAGATTTATTAATGCGAAATCAGATAAAAGTTCTTATATCCCTCCCGAGAGGTATAGAAAAGTCCCACCTATTGTAAAATACCCTGAGAGGTGTATTTCTTGTGAAGGATGTAAAGAGAGTTGCCCTGCATTTGCGGTAGAGATGATTTACAGTGAGGAATTTCAAAAAAACATTCCGTTAATAGATGAAGGTTCATGTATTGCCTGTGCCAACTGTGTAGAGATGTGTCCAACCGGAGTTTTGGAAATAGATAAACATAGGATAGAAACAGAAGGATTATTCTTTGATAAACCAAAATATAATAACCTATTAATTGACGATGAGGTGTGTGTCCACTGCGGAAACTGTGAAAGGGCTTGCCCAATAAACGTAATCGAGCGGAAGGAGGGAAGATATGTAATAAATATGTCTCAATGTATTTCTTGTAAGGAGTGTATCAATGCCTGTCCGATAGAAGATGCGATCATAGTTGTTGATGAGAAAACATTAAAGGAGAAAATAGAAAAAGCATTCGAAATTAAAACTAAAAAGATCATGGGAAAATTGGAAGTTAAAGAAAGCATCGATGAAGTTCCTCATATAGTTGACAGCATATGTTTAACTTGTGGATTGTGTAAGGATGTTTGCGTTGGAGAAATTGATCTAAATAAAAAAGTTATTGTTAACTGTGTAAAATGTGGGTTTTGTATAGATGTCTGTCCAACAACTGCCATAAGGACACATAAAGAGATCGTTCCAAAGAGAAAGGATATATGCTACATGGTTGACGAGGATATGTGTATTGGATGTAGAATCTGTCAGAAGGTTTGTGGTTCTGGTGCTATAAAGATCAGCAAAGAGACAAAACTTCCATACATTATTCCAGATCTCTGTGTTAGGGGAGGGGCCTGTGCAAGAGAGTGTCCTGTTGGGGCTATAAAGATTGTTAAACCAGAAGAAGCCGAAAAAGCTGTTAAAGTTAGAATAATTGAAGATAAAATTATCGAAACTATTGAGAAAGATCTAATCTCATTCACAAAGAAATACGGAAAAGTTAAGGAGGAAATAGAAAAACTGTCAATTAAAAAATTAAAAGAAGAGTTAAGAAAAAAGGTCTACGAAGAGAATAAAAGAATAATGAAAAAGAAGAGGGAGTTGCAATGA
- a CDS encoding precorrin-2 dehydrogenase/sirohydrochlorin ferrochelatase family protein: MLPVLLSFKGKKVVIFGCGSVGTRRAKKILKNGGIVDIYSMEFSEEIKSLKDRCDNLNLIKLDIKKLSDDELKKIITKYDFVITAIDPQTNKKIVKIALSLNKFVNSSTNEEEINFIIPACTEVDGVIFSIYTGGKSPLIARNIRIIVENYLKSADLDGIAKFRDVLKEIIPNSKDRKKILEDLLKNEEFREDLKNLIEKWI, translated from the coding sequence TTGCTTCCTGTTTTGTTATCTTTTAAGGGAAAGAAGGTTGTTATATTCGGCTGTGGATCTGTGGGAACGAGACGGGCTAAAAAAATATTGAAAAACGGAGGAATTGTTGATATATATTCTATGGAGTTTAGTGAGGAAATTAAATCTTTAAAAGATAGATGCGATAATTTAAATTTAATAAAATTAGATATTAAAAAGTTAAGTGATGACGAACTAAAAAAAATTATAACAAAATATGATTTTGTAATAACCGCAATAGATCCTCAGACAAACAAAAAAATAGTAAAAATTGCATTATCTCTGAATAAATTTGTAAATTCATCTACGAATGAAGAAGAAATCAATTTTATAATTCCTGCTTGCACAGAAGTTGATGGTGTGATTTTTAGTATATACACAGGAGGCAAAAGCCCCTTGATAGCAAGAAATATTAGGATCATTGTAGAAAACTACCTAAAATCAGCAGATTTAGATGGAATAGCAAAGTTCAGAGATGTTTTAAAAGAAATAATCCCAAACTCGAAAGACAGAAAGAAAATTTTAGAAGATCTCTTAAAAAATGAGGAGTTTAGAGAAGATTTAAAAAACTTAATTGAGAAATGGATCTAA
- a CDS encoding cation:proton antiporter — protein MELMLAIGYLGLALVLGSLVAKIAEKLKIPDIPLLLLLGLSIGPFLHIIPSESAMDIFEYAGPIGLIFILLGGAFTMRISLLRRVIKTVIRLDTITFLITLLVSGFVFNLVLNLPYNSPVGYLFGAIISATDPATLIPVFSRVKTNPEIAITLEAESIFNDPLGIVSTSVVLGLFGLSSSSNPAIDLITLAGGAIVVGLLMAKIYKKIILSCNFHEYVAPLVLGGAMLLLYLGDDLLPKTLGYGFSGYMAVAIMGLYLGDSLFRADDIDYKYIVSFCDDLSLLARVFIFVFLGACIKLSMLENYFLVGLLVAFGSIFLARPIGVFIGLLGSKLSVKEKLYLALEGPRGVVPAALAVTVGIEILKNADKIPQYITKYISPIDIAGTIIIGTFMTILLSVVLEASWAGILALKLLGEYKPKKQE, from the coding sequence ATGGAACTAATGTTAGCTATTGGTTATCTTGGATTGGCCCTCGTTCTTGGATCGTTAGTAGCAAAAATAGCTGAAAAATTAAAAATACCAGATATTCCATTGTTATTACTATTGGGGCTGAGTATAGGGCCTTTTTTACACATAATCCCATCTGAATCTGCAATGGATATATTTGAATATGCAGGACCAATTGGCTTGATCTTTATTTTATTAGGAGGAGCGTTTACGATGAGAATCTCTCTACTTAGAAGGGTTATAAAAACAGTTATTAGATTAGATACCATAACATTTTTAATAACACTCTTAGTTTCGGGTTTTGTATTTAATTTAGTATTGAATTTACCGTATAACTCTCCTGTTGGATACTTGTTTGGAGCGATAATCTCAGCAACCGATCCTGCAACCCTAATTCCAGTATTTTCAAGAGTTAAAACAAACCCAGAAATAGCGATAACGTTAGAGGCAGAGAGCATATTTAACGATCCACTTGGCATCGTCTCCACAAGCGTAGTGTTAGGATTGTTTGGATTATCCTCCTCATCAAATCCAGCCATAGATCTGATAACACTTGCAGGAGGGGCCATAGTTGTAGGGCTTTTAATGGCAAAGATCTACAAGAAGATAATATTAAGTTGCAATTTTCATGAGTATGTCGCTCCCTTGGTTCTTGGGGGAGCTATGCTTCTCCTCTACTTGGGAGATGATCTCCTACCAAAAACTCTCGGATATGGGTTTAGTGGATATATGGCTGTTGCAATAATGGGTTTGTATTTAGGGGATTCATTGTTTAGGGCTGATGATATTGACTACAAGTATATTGTATCATTCTGTGATGATCTTTCACTATTAGCCCGTGTTTTTATCTTCGTATTTTTAGGGGCGTGTATAAAACTTAGTATGTTAGAGAATTATTTCCTTGTAGGATTGTTAGTGGCATTTGGGTCGATATTTTTAGCAAGACCCATCGGAGTTTTTATAGGGCTATTGGGCTCAAAACTGTCAGTTAAGGAAAAACTTTATTTAGCTTTGGAAGGGCCGAGAGGTGTTGTTCCAGCAGCTCTGGCTGTAACTGTTGGTATCGAGATTTTAAAAAATGCTGACAAAATTCCCCAATATATAACTAAATATATCTCTCCGATAGATATTGCAGGAACGATCATAATAGGAACATTTATGACGATCCTTTTGAGTGTGGTTTTAGAGGCCTCGTGGGCTGGAATTTTAGCGTTAAAGTTGCTTGGAGAATATAAACCAAAAAAGCAGGAGTGA
- a CDS encoding 4Fe-4S binding protein: protein MIEIKKPLKEIIKNIDGEEYYINEIAKKITPISYKLIYIDETKCVRCNLCYKECPVNAIEKAKVKNPAKIIEDKCVKCEICAQTCPVGAIYVIEGEAEVKDEEVHYLIKEKPVPHRKIRLKSYQLDEEKCIKCGICARFCPTNAIKVVRRKSIEVNLDLCMGCGACESVCPKKCIKVENEIGDVIRTRDIDVNKNLCVGCFVCIEECPVNAIDQDGDKVKINKEKCILCGRCVDVCPTNAIKMWDIH from the coding sequence TTGATAGAGATTAAAAAGCCATTAAAGGAAATTATAAAAAATATAGATGGAGAGGAATATTATATAAACGAAATTGCAAAGAAAATAACTCCAATATCTTATAAGTTAATATATATAGATGAAACGAAATGTGTTAGATGTAATCTCTGCTACAAAGAATGTCCAGTAAATGCAATAGAAAAAGCAAAAGTCAAAAATCCTGCCAAAATAATAGAAGACAAATGTGTTAAATGTGAAATATGTGCTCAAACGTGTCCAGTTGGAGCGATCTATGTTATAGAAGGAGAGGCAGAGGTTAAAGATGAGGAAGTCCATTACTTGATAAAAGAAAAGCCAGTTCCACATCGAAAAATAAGATTAAAAAGTTATCAACTTGATGAGGAGAAGTGTATAAAATGTGGTATATGTGCAAGATTTTGTCCAACAAATGCGATAAAAGTGGTTAGGAGGAAGAGTATAGAAGTTAACTTAGATCTTTGCATGGGTTGTGGAGCATGTGAATCAGTATGTCCAAAAAAATGCATAAAAGTTGAAAATGAGATAGGAGATGTGATAAGGACGAGAGATATTGATGTCAATAAAAACTTATGTGTTGGTTGTTTCGTTTGTATAGAGGAATGTCCTGTTAATGCAATAGATCAAGATGGAGATAAAGTAAAAATAAACAAGGAAAAGTGTATACTCTGTGGAAGATGTGTTGATGTCTGCCCAACAAACGCGATAAAGATGTGGGATATACATTAG
- the ribK gene encoding CTP-dependent riboflavin kinase, with protein sequence MLIEGEVVSGFGEGRYFLSLPPYKKTFKKILGFVPYEGTLNIMLRNISKEKFKEAFKYFKYIETEDFEFEGKKFFGVKVFPVYIIIEGRRIKGAVVLPKKTYHSSDIIEVVAPIKLRDEFGLKDGDVVKIQFSPK encoded by the coding sequence GTGTTAATTGAAGGAGAAGTGGTTTCTGGCTTTGGGGAAGGAAGATACTTCCTTTCCCTCCCTCCCTATAAAAAGACATTTAAAAAGATCCTTGGTTTTGTGCCTTATGAAGGAACGTTAAATATAATGTTGAGAAATATTTCAAAAGAAAAATTTAAAGAAGCATTTAAATATTTTAAATATATTGAAACTGAGGATTTTGAATTTGAAGGAAAAAAGTTCTTTGGAGTAAAAGTTTTTCCTGTTTATATAATAATTGAAGGCAGGAGAATAAAGGGTGCAGTAGTGTTGCCGAAAAAAACATATCATAGTAGCGATATTATAGAAGTAGTGGCTCCAATAAAGCTAAGAGATGAATTTGGGTTAAAAGATGGAGATGTGGTAAAAATACAATTTTCCCCCAAATAA
- the ribB gene encoding 3,4-dihydroxy-2-butanone-4-phosphate synthase, with translation MSDKNVENAIKALKRGEIILVYDSDEREGETDMVVASQFITPEHIRTMRKDAGGLICTALHPKICENLGIPFMVDILEFASQKFKVLKELYPNDIPYDEKSSFSITINHRKTFTGITDKDRSFTIKKLTELVEEQRFSDFGKEFRSPGHVILLRACEGLVKNRQGHTEMTVALAEMSGLTPITTICEMMGDNGEAMSKSETRKYAEKHNLVYLNGEDIINYYLDKFE, from the coding sequence ATGAGTGATAAAAACGTTGAAAATGCAATTAAAGCACTGAAAAGAGGAGAGATAATACTGGTGTATGATTCTGATGAAAGAGAAGGAGAAACGGATATGGTAGTTGCATCTCAATTTATAACGCCAGAACATATAAGAACGATGAGAAAAGATGCTGGAGGGTTGATCTGCACAGCTTTACATCCGAAAATATGTGAAAATTTAGGAATTCCGTTTATGGTGGATATTTTAGAGTTTGCCTCTCAGAAATTTAAAGTTTTAAAGGAACTCTACCCAAATGACATTCCCTATGATGAAAAATCATCATTCTCCATAACAATAAATCATAGAAAAACATTTACAGGAATCACTGACAAAGATAGATCCTTCACAATAAAAAAATTAACAGAGTTAGTGGAAGAACAGAGATTCAGCGATTTTGGAAAAGAATTTAGAAGTCCGGGACATGTTATTCTTCTTAGAGCATGTGAAGGTTTAGTTAAAAATAGGCAAGGACATACAGAAATGACAGTTGCTCTTGCAGAAATGTCAGGATTAACTCCAATAACTACCATCTGTGAGATGATGGGAGATAATGGAGAAGCAATGAGCAAATCAGAAACAAGAAAATATGCAGAAAAGCATAATTTAGTTTACCTAAATGGAGAAGATATTATAAACTACTATTTAGATAAATTTGAGTAA